Proteins co-encoded in one Paracoccus aestuarii genomic window:
- a CDS encoding sulfurtransferase TusA family protein has product MRIDARGLLCPLPVLRLRKVLEDAAPGIEVRLIATDPMAVVDVPHFCQGAGHVMVAQRDLGDGAFEFTVRRGDPRPGNGGPTPSG; this is encoded by the coding sequence ATGCGCATCGACGCGCGCGGCCTGTTATGCCCGCTGCCGGTGCTGCGGCTGCGCAAGGTGCTGGAGGATGCGGCACCGGGCATCGAGGTGCGCCTGATCGCCACCGATCCCATGGCGGTGGTCGATGTGCCGCATTTCTGCCAAGGGGCCGGTCATGTCATGGTGGCGCAGCGCGATCTGGGTGACGGCGCGTTCGAGTTCACGGTCCGCAGGGGTGATCCCCGGCCCGGGAATGGCGGGCCCACCCCTTCAGGATAG
- a CDS encoding histidine kinase, whose protein sequence is MTLRGRILTVILAVQMLLVAALALGSLDRLRRDIAAETRMGADTARALVLATIGTMQGAVPADRIMALLPERLTEPRHARIGVVDVLDGTLRQPPGPGDPRARAPGWFGALVAPAPSETRLPVIIDGRPRGYVLITGDPGPGIARAWRDMRDLMALAVAAALAQAGLIALALSQGLRPVALIEDRLSGMTRGELESRIGPLPQPDLAPLAAHADRLAQALEQARADRLRLQQQIVARADAERKAIARDLHDEMGPCLFGLRVEADALRAQAPDAATAQAADQIAAIAEQIARVNRALLDDLRPVAVGQLPLPVVLGDYVDDLQRRFARPRFALEIASGLPEPDEATALTLFRILQEGTTNALRHADADLVRIRLWTDPAHWRMILADDGKGIDPDRPEGTGLTGMRERITLMGGRLQVDAGPSGTTLQAALPRLP, encoded by the coding sequence ATGACGCTGCGCGGCCGCATCCTGACGGTGATCCTGGCGGTCCAGATGCTGCTGGTCGCGGCGCTGGCCTTGGGCAGCCTGGACCGCCTGCGCCGCGACATCGCGGCCGAGACGCGGATGGGCGCCGACACGGCCCGCGCGCTGGTGCTGGCCACGATCGGCACGATGCAGGGCGCGGTGCCCGCCGACCGGATCATGGCCCTGCTGCCCGAACGGCTGACCGAACCGCGCCATGCCCGGATCGGCGTGGTGGACGTGCTGGACGGCACGCTGCGCCAGCCGCCGGGCCCGGGCGATCCGCGCGCCCGCGCGCCGGGCTGGTTCGGCGCGCTGGTCGCCCCCGCCCCGTCCGAGACCCGCCTGCCCGTCATCATCGACGGCCGGCCCCGCGGCTATGTGCTGATCACCGGCGATCCGGGGCCGGGCATCGCGCGGGCCTGGCGCGACATGCGCGACCTGATGGCGCTGGCGGTGGCCGCGGCCTTGGCGCAGGCGGGGCTGATCGCGCTGGCCCTGTCCCAAGGCCTGCGCCCCGTCGCCCTGATCGAGGACCGTTTGTCCGGCATGACCCGGGGCGAGCTGGAATCGCGCATCGGCCCCCTGCCCCAGCCCGATCTGGCGCCCTTGGCCGCCCATGCCGACCGGCTGGCCCAGGCCCTGGAACAGGCCCGCGCCGACCGCCTGCGCCTGCAGCAGCAGATCGTCGCGCGGGCTGATGCGGAACGAAAGGCCATCGCCCGCGACCTGCATGACGAGATGGGGCCCTGCCTTTTCGGCCTGCGGGTCGAGGCGGATGCCCTGCGCGCCCAGGCCCCCGACGCGGCCACCGCCCAGGCTGCCGACCAGATCGCCGCCATCGCCGAACAGATCGCCCGCGTGAACCGCGCCCTACTGGACGACCTGCGCCCGGTCGCGGTGGGCCAGCTGCCCTTGCCGGTGGTGCTGGGCGATTACGTCGACGACCTGCAACGCCGCTTTGCCCGGCCCCGATTCGCGCTGGAGATCGCCTCGGGCCTGCCCGAACCGGACGAGGCCACCGCCCTGACCCTGTTCCGCATCCTGCAGGAGGGCACGACCAACGCCCTGCGCCATGCCGATGCGGATCTGGTGCGGATCCGGCTCTGGACCGATCCGGCGCATTGGCGCATGATCCTGGCCGATGACGGCAAGGGGATCGACCCCGACCGCCCCGAGGGGACCGGCCTGACCGGGATGCGCGAACGCATCACCCTGATGGGCGGGCGGTTGCAGGTCGATGCCGGGCCCTCCGGCACCACGCTGCAGGCGGCGCTGCCCCGGCTGCCATGA
- the dapD gene encoding 2,3,4,5-tetrahydropyridine-2,6-dicarboxylate N-succinyltransferase, with protein MTQDLEQAIETAWDGRDGIGATTRGEVRDAVEETLRQLDQGSLRVAERRGTDWHVNQWAKKAVLLSFRLNDMEEMSGGPQGANWWDKVPSKFLGWTADDWRQAGFRAVPGAIVRRSAFIGKGAVLMPSFVNLGAHVGEGTMVDTWATVGSCAQIGRNVHLSGGVGIGGVLEPLQAGPTIIEDDCFIGARSEVVEGCIVREGSVLGMGVYIGQSTKIVDRETGEVMYGEVPAGSVVVAGTMPSKNGVNLYCAVIVKRVDAKTRSKTSINELLRD; from the coding sequence ATGACCCAAGACCTGGAACAAGCCATCGAAACCGCATGGGACGGCCGCGACGGCATCGGCGCCACCACCCGGGGCGAGGTCCGCGACGCCGTCGAGGAGACGCTGCGCCAGCTGGATCAGGGCAGCCTGCGCGTCGCCGAACGGCGCGGTACGGATTGGCATGTGAACCAATGGGCCAAGAAGGCGGTCCTGCTGTCCTTCCGCCTGAACGACATGGAGGAGATGTCGGGCGGCCCGCAGGGCGCGAACTGGTGGGACAAGGTGCCGTCGAAATTCCTGGGCTGGACCGCCGATGACTGGCGGCAGGCGGGGTTCCGCGCGGTGCCGGGCGCGATCGTGCGCCGCTCGGCCTTCATCGGCAAGGGCGCGGTGCTGATGCCGTCCTTCGTGAACCTGGGCGCCCATGTGGGCGAGGGCACGATGGTCGATACCTGGGCCACCGTGGGCTCCTGCGCGCAGATCGGCCGCAACGTCCACCTGTCGGGCGGCGTGGGCATCGGCGGCGTGCTGGAACCGCTGCAGGCGGGGCCGACGATCATCGAGGATGACTGCTTCATCGGCGCGCGCTCCGAGGTGGTCGAGGGCTGCATCGTGCGCGAGGGCTCCGTGCTGGGCATGGGCGTCTATATCGGCCAGTCGACCAAGATCGTCGATCGCGAGACGGGCGAGGTCATGTATGGTGAGGTTCCGGCCGGATCGGTCGTCGTGGCGGGCACGATGCCGTCGAAGAACGGCGTGAACCTCTATTGCGCGGTGATCGTGAAGCGGGTGGACGCGAAGACGCGGTCCAAGACATCGATCAACGAGCTGTTGCGCGACTGA
- a CDS encoding DUF2478 domain-containing protein translates to MMLAWFTTTDDCAPGHADRLLEDLARRLEPALARRGLALAGAVQRNLDLGPDIPCDMEMVVLGCDGPPLRISQSLGPGAQGCRLDTGALEQAVARTAPRLPGAALVIIPKFGRQEAMGRGFRDLIGRAVAEGQPVVTYVPRQQAAAFADFAGDLAQRVEPEDLCDWCLDRAGAQ, encoded by the coding sequence ATGATGCTGGCTTGGTTCACCACGACCGACGATTGCGCGCCCGGCCATGCCGACCGCCTGCTGGAGGATCTGGCCCGCCGGCTGGAACCCGCGCTGGCGCGGCGCGGCCTGGCGCTGGCGGGCGCGGTTCAGCGCAACCTGGATCTGGGCCCCGACATCCCCTGCGACATGGAGATGGTGGTCCTGGGCTGCGACGGCCCGCCGCTGCGGATCTCGCAATCGCTCGGGCCGGGGGCGCAGGGCTGCCGGCTGGACACGGGCGCGCTGGAACAGGCGGTGGCGCGGACCGCCCCGCGCCTGCCCGGCGCCGCCTTGGTCATCATCCCGAAATTCGGCCGGCAGGAGGCGATGGGCCGCGGCTTTCGCGACCTGATCGGCCGCGCCGTGGCCGAGGGCCAGCCCGTCGTCACCTATGTCCCCCGCCAGCAGGCCGCGGCCTTCGCCGATTTCGCGGGCGATCTGGCGCAGCGGGTCGAACCGGAGGACCTTTGCGACTGGTGCCTGGACCGGGCGGGGGCGCAGTGA
- a CDS encoding RluA family pseudouridine synthase — translation MTGFVYDPPPDPARIIHADAEVLVVDKPAGLLSVPGRGEDRADCLTARLRAAFPTVLLVHRLDLDTSGVMVFALTPHAQRTLSRQFEDRLTRKVYVARLWGDLAERQGRVDLPLMVDWPNRPRQKVDHAEGRPAQTDWRVVRRSGAETRVRLMPVTGRSHQLRVHMASLGHPILGDPLYAEGAAADHPRLMLHAENLRFRHPESGVQMGFSAPVPF, via the coding sequence ATGACCGGCTTCGTCTATGACCCGCCGCCGGATCCGGCCCGCATCATCCATGCCGATGCCGAGGTGCTGGTCGTGGACAAGCCCGCGGGCCTGCTGTCGGTGCCGGGGCGGGGCGAGGATCGGGCCGATTGCCTGACCGCCCGGCTGCGCGCCGCCTTTCCGACCGTGCTGCTGGTGCATCGGCTGGACCTGGACACGTCGGGGGTCATGGTCTTTGCGCTGACCCCCCATGCCCAACGCACCCTGTCGCGACAGTTCGAGGACCGGCTGACCCGCAAGGTCTATGTCGCGCGGCTGTGGGGGGATCTGGCGGAACGGCAGGGGCGGGTGGATCTGCCGCTGATGGTGGATTGGCCCAACCGCCCCCGGCAAAAGGTCGACCATGCCGAGGGCCGCCCCGCCCAGACCGATTGGCGCGTGGTGCGTCGCAGCGGGGCCGAGACGCGCGTCCGGCTGATGCCCGTCACCGGGCGCAGCCACCAACTGCGGGTGCATATGGCCTCGCTCGGCCATCCGATCCTGGGCGATCCGCTCTATGCCGAAGGGGCGGCGGCGGATCATCCCCGGCTGATGCTGCATGCGGAAAACCTGCGCTTTCGCCATCCCGAAAGCGGGGTGCAGATGGGGTTTTCGGCCCCCGTCCCGTTCTGA
- a CDS encoding exopolysaccharide biosynthesis protein, which translates to MSDAMIITDLLGRVRQIADGDRVSVAAITTALGRDSLPPNLMIPALAVVSPLSGVPLFSSICGLLIALISAQMLMGRDRVWLPGFLMRRQVSGAPLRNALDWMRRPAAFLDRVTEVRLTPLVRRPMRWVTELICLCCGLAMPFLELVPFTSSLMGVVVSLLAFGMLARDGAFALLGIMAIGGLVTLVLKVVT; encoded by the coding sequence ATGTCCGACGCCATGATCATCACCGACCTGCTGGGCCGGGTCCGCCAGATCGCCGATGGCGACCGGGTCAGCGTGGCGGCGATCACCACCGCCTTGGGCCGCGATTCGCTGCCGCCGAACCTGATGATCCCGGCGCTGGCCGTGGTGTCGCCCCTGTCGGGGGTGCCACTGTTCTCCAGCATCTGCGGGCTGCTGATCGCGCTGATCTCGGCGCAGATGCTGATGGGGCGCGATCGGGTCTGGCTGCCGGGCTTCCTGATGCGGCGGCAGGTGTCGGGGGCGCCGCTGCGCAACGCGCTGGACTGGATGCGGCGGCCGGCGGCATTCCTGGACCGGGTGACCGAGGTGCGGCTGACGCCCTTGGTGCGCCGCCCGATGCGATGGGTGACCGAGCTGATCTGCCTGTGCTGCGGGCTGGCCATGCCGTTTCTGGAGCTGGTGCCCTTCACCTCGTCGCTGATGGGGGTGGTGGTCAGCCTGCTGGCCTTCGGGATGCTGGCGCGGGACGGGGCCTTCGCGCTGCTGGGGATCATGGCGATCGGCGGGCTTGTGACGTTGGTCCTGAAGGTCGTGACCTGA
- a CDS encoding response regulator transcription factor, whose product MTKRALVIDDHPITHLGASRLLRDLGYDPVGQAMSAEEALDQLAANRDADADAGPGLILLDISLPGLGGLDAIAALRGAAPEARILVFSMNDQTGFAARALQLGAQGFLSKNAPPADFRDAVRMLEAGEFYLSPKQAMALATLRAGAADDPLGALSDRERQVLALIGQGHGLQAIADQLGVSYKTAANTSSALKRKLGVDGINGLMKFALDSGVQGA is encoded by the coding sequence GTGACGAAACGCGCCTTGGTCATCGACGACCACCCGATCACCCATCTGGGGGCCAGCCGCCTGCTGCGCGACCTGGGCTATGACCCCGTGGGCCAGGCCATGTCCGCCGAGGAGGCGCTGGACCAGCTGGCCGCGAATAGGGATGCGGATGCGGATGCGGGCCCCGGCCTGATCCTGCTGGATATCAGCCTGCCGGGCCTGGGCGGGCTGGACGCGATCGCGGCGCTGCGCGGGGCCGCCCCCGAGGCCCGCATCCTGGTCTTTTCGATGAACGACCAGACCGGTTTCGCCGCCCGCGCGCTGCAGCTGGGCGCGCAGGGCTTTCTGTCCAAGAACGCGCCCCCCGCCGATTTCCGCGACGCCGTGCGCATGCTGGAGGCGGGCGAGTTCTACCTGTCGCCCAAGCAGGCCATGGCGCTGGCCACGCTGCGGGCGGGGGCGGCGGACGACCCCCTGGGGGCGCTGTCGGATCGCGAAAGGCAGGTCCTGGCGCTGATCGGGCAGGGCCACGGGCTGCAGGCCATCGCCGACCAGCTGGGCGTTAGCTACAAGACGGCGGCCAACACATCCTCGGCGCTGAAACGCAAGCTGGGCGTCGACGGGATCAACGGGCTGATGAAATTTGCGCTGGACAGCGGCGTTCAGGGGGCATGA
- a CDS encoding GAF domain-containing protein, whose translation MSSYDDLAARIRALTEGETDEVALMATLACELHHSDDRFDWTGFYRVTAPEMLKIGPYQGGHGCLVIPFSRGVCGAAARLRQVQIVPDVEAFPGHIACSSSTRSEIVLPVLGRGGRLIGVLDIDSDRPDAFDQADADALAAILAQVFGDL comes from the coding sequence ATGAGCAGCTATGACGACCTTGCCGCCCGCATCCGGGCCCTGACCGAGGGCGAGACCGACGAGGTCGCGCTGATGGCCACCCTGGCCTGCGAACTGCACCATTCCGACGACCGCTTCGACTGGACCGGATTCTACCGGGTGACCGCGCCCGAGATGCTGAAGATCGGCCCCTATCAGGGCGGCCACGGCTGTCTGGTGATCCCGTTTTCGCGCGGGGTCTGCGGGGCGGCGGCGCGCCTGCGGCAGGTCCAGATCGTGCCCGATGTCGAGGCGTTTCCCGGCCATATCGCCTGTTCCAGCAGCACCCGGTCGGAAATCGTCCTGCCGGTCCTGGGGCGCGGGGGTCGGCTGATCGGGGTGCTGGACATCGACAGCGACCGGCCGGATGCCTTCGATCAGGCCGATGCGGATGCCTTGGCCGCGATCCTGGCGCAGGTCTTTGGCGACCTCTAG
- a CDS encoding crotonase/enoyl-CoA hydratase family protein encodes MRDIADLRLTNILLAVDDEGIARVTLNRPSKRNALDLATIEELIDIFTTLPRAGVRAAILDAAGDHFCAGLDLVEHHREDRSAAEFMQVCLRWHDAFNRMEYGGVPVIAVLQGAVVGGGLELASAAHIRVAGPDTYFGLPEGQRGLFTGGGATIRVADLIGKARMIDMMLSGRLYRGPEALSVGLCQYLDDDPAAKALAIARQAAQNPPLSNFAICSAISHMQNMSALDAAYAESAVAGVVNTQAAARDRLAAFASGAAARIRPTE; translated from the coding sequence ATGCGCGACATCGCCGATCTGCGGCTGACCAACATCCTGCTGGCGGTGGATGACGAGGGCATCGCCCGCGTCACCCTGAACCGCCCGTCCAAGCGCAACGCCCTGGACCTGGCCACCATCGAGGAGCTGATCGACATCTTCACCACCCTGCCCCGGGCGGGCGTGCGCGCGGCCATCCTGGACGCGGCGGGCGATCATTTCTGCGCGGGGCTCGATCTGGTCGAACATCACCGCGAGGATCGCAGCGCGGCGGAATTCATGCAGGTCTGCCTGCGCTGGCATGACGCCTTCAACCGCATGGAATACGGCGGCGTGCCGGTCATCGCGGTGCTGCAGGGCGCGGTCGTGGGCGGCGGGCTGGAACTGGCCTCGGCCGCCCATATCCGCGTGGCGGGGCCGGACACCTATTTCGGCCTGCCCGAGGGTCAGCGCGGCCTCTTCACCGGCGGGGGTGCCACGATCCGGGTGGCCGACCTGATCGGCAAGGCGCGGATGATCGACATGATGCTGTCGGGCCGGCTCTATCGCGGGCCGGAGGCCCTGTCGGTGGGCCTGTGCCAATATCTCGACGACGACCCGGCCGCCAAGGCGCTGGCCATCGCGCGCCAGGCCGCGCAGAACCCGCCGCTGTCGAATTTCGCCATCTGCTCGGCCATCAGCCATATGCAGAACATGAGCGCGCTGGACGCGGCCTATGCGGAATCGGCGGTGGCCGGCGTGGTCAACACCCAGGCCGCGGCGCGCGATCGGCTGGCGGCCTTTGCCAGCGGCGCCGCCGCCCGCATCCGGCCCACGGAATAG
- the mbfA gene encoding iron exporter MbfA, with protein sequence MPFLANRKRLSELTEREILALAIASEEDDARIYRNWAAFLRKDYPASAAVFDAMSAEEDGHRRMLLDAYRARWGDAIPVIRREHVAGYLTRRPAWMIENLSLEAIRAEAAGMERDAADFYARAAQSSGHAATRKLLGDLAAAERGHENRAHELSETLLPEDARAEEDAVAHRDFVLTWVQPGLAGLMDGSVSTLAPIFAVAFATQDPWTTFIVGLAASLGAGISMGFTEAASDDGVVSGRGSPIKRGIASGVMTTVGGLGHALPYLIADFWTATTIAIIVVFIELWAIAWIQNRWMQTPFWRATLQVVVGGGLVLAVGVLIGSG encoded by the coding sequence ATGCCCTTCCTGGCCAACCGCAAGCGCCTGTCCGAGCTGACCGAACGCGAGATCCTGGCCCTGGCCATCGCCTCGGAGGAGGACGATGCCCGCATCTATCGCAACTGGGCGGCCTTCCTGCGCAAGGACTATCCCGCCAGCGCCGCCGTCTTCGACGCCATGAGCGCCGAGGAGGACGGCCACCGCCGAATGCTGCTGGATGCCTATCGCGCCCGGTGGGGCGATGCGATCCCGGTCATCCGGCGCGAACATGTGGCGGGCTATCTGACCCGCCGCCCCGCCTGGATGATCGAGAACCTGTCGCTGGAGGCGATCCGCGCCGAGGCCGCCGGCATGGAACGCGACGCGGCCGATTTCTATGCCCGCGCCGCCCAGTCCAGCGGCCATGCCGCGACGCGCAAGCTGCTGGGCGATCTGGCCGCCGCCGAACGCGGCCACGAGAACCGCGCCCATGAGCTGTCCGAGACACTGCTGCCCGAGGATGCCCGCGCCGAGGAGGATGCCGTCGCCCATCGCGATTTCGTCCTGACCTGGGTCCAGCCGGGGCTGGCCGGGCTGATGGATGGCAGCGTGTCCACCTTGGCGCCGATCTTCGCGGTGGCCTTCGCGACCCAGGATCCCTGGACCACCTTCATCGTGGGCTTGGCCGCCAGCCTGGGCGCGGGGATCAGCATGGGCTTCACCGAGGCCGCATCCGATGACGGGGTCGTGTCGGGGCGCGGATCGCCCATCAAGCGCGGCATCGCATCGGGGGTGATGACCACGGTGGGGGGGCTGGGCCATGCCCTGCCCTATCTGATCGCCGATTTCTGGACCGCCACGACCATCGCGATCATCGTCGTCTTCATCGAGCTGTGGGCCATCGCCTGGATCCAGAACCGCTGGATGCAGACGCCCTTCTGGCGGGCGACCTTGCAAGTCGTGGTGGGCGGTGGTCTGGTGCTGGCCGTGGGGGTGCTGATCGGATCGGGCTGA
- a CDS encoding AEC family transporter: MTEILLKTLPFFALIGLGWGAAATRLFPPEGAAWLTRFVFYFALSAMLFRFAAGLDMGAIFDPRFVAAYLAGSAAVWAVALWIARARGLTLPEAAMEAHSAMTGNTGFLGVPMLVVLLGPAAIGPVLMVLTIDMLVFSTLITLIVHGARHGGLRLAAVLPVLRGVAANPMILAMVAGLAWGGLSLPLPGPVDDFLALLGAAATPGALFAIGASLAGRRLARLAPSAWLSGAKLVLHPAAVGLAAWGFGVDPVAAGVMVVAAGLPVAGNVYILAQHFGLAQQRVSTAILISTAASIVTIPALILLIGA, translated from the coding sequence ATGACCGAGATCCTGCTGAAGACCCTGCCCTTCTTCGCCCTGATCGGGCTGGGCTGGGGGGCCGCCGCGACGCGGCTGTTCCCGCCCGAGGGCGCGGCCTGGCTGACCCGATTCGTGTTCTATTTCGCGCTGTCGGCGATGCTGTTCCGCTTTGCGGCGGGGCTGGACATGGGCGCGATCTTCGATCCGCGCTTCGTCGCGGCCTATCTGGCGGGGTCTGCGGCGGTCTGGGCCGTGGCCCTGTGGATCGCCCGCGCCCGCGGCCTGACCCTGCCCGAGGCCGCGATGGAGGCGCATTCCGCCATGACCGGCAATACCGGCTTTCTGGGCGTGCCGATGCTGGTCGTGCTGCTGGGGCCGGCGGCGATCGGGCCGGTGCTGATGGTGCTGACCATCGACATGCTGGTCTTTTCGACGCTGATCACGCTGATCGTGCATGGCGCGCGCCATGGCGGGCTGCGGCTGGCGGCGGTGCTGCCGGTGCTGCGCGGGGTGGCCGCCAACCCGATGATCCTGGCGATGGTCGCAGGCCTGGCCTGGGGCGGGCTGTCCCTGCCCCTGCCCGGTCCGGTGGACGATTTCCTGGCCCTGCTGGGGGCCGCGGCCACGCCCGGGGCGCTCTTCGCCATCGGCGCCAGCCTGGCGGGGCGGCGGCTGGCGCGGCTGGCGCCCTCGGCCTGGCTGTCGGGGGCGAAACTGGTCCTGCACCCGGCGGCGGTGGGCCTGGCGGCCTGGGGCTTCGGCGTCGATCCGGTCGCGGCGGGGGTGATGGTCGTGGCGGCGGGCCTGCCCGTGGCGGGCAACGTCTATATCCTGGCCCAGCATTTCGGCCTGGCGCAGCAGCGGGTCTCGACCGCGATCCTGATCTCGACTGCGGCCAGCATCGTGACCATCCCGGCGCTGATCCTGCTGATCGGCGCCTGA
- a CDS encoding LysE family translocator — MIWDTLANIPAGQLTAFILGGLVLNFAPGQDVFFASACGIQGGPRAGAWAGFGVGLGVLMHVTLATVGLGAVVAAHPEALRAIKWAGAAYLLWLAWKSWNAGEVDPSARGSVRVWNIIRRGFLSNALNPKPVLFMLAFLPQFTNPAWGPVWQQILGLGLVFAFTGTLVTMGYGIVGGVAGQVIGKRLGLVNRIAAVMFAGLALRLIWK; from the coding sequence ATGATCTGGGACACTTTGGCCAATATTCCGGCGGGCCAGCTGACGGCGTTCATCCTGGGGGGGCTGGTGCTGAACTTCGCCCCCGGACAGGACGTGTTCTTCGCCAGCGCCTGCGGCATCCAAGGGGGCCCGCGCGCCGGGGCCTGGGCGGGGTTCGGCGTGGGGCTGGGCGTGCTGATGCATGTCACCTTGGCGACCGTGGGGCTGGGCGCCGTCGTCGCCGCCCATCCCGAGGCGCTGCGTGCGATCAAATGGGCAGGCGCCGCCTATCTGCTGTGGCTGGCGTGGAAAAGCTGGAACGCGGGCGAGGTCGATCCCTCGGCCCGGGGCAGCGTGCGGGTCTGGAACATCATCCGGCGCGGGTTTTTGTCCAATGCGCTGAACCCCAAGCCGGTGCTGTTCATGCTGGCCTTCCTGCCGCAATTCACGAACCCGGCCTGGGGCCCGGTCTGGCAGCAGATCCTGGGGCTGGGGCTGGTCTTCGCCTTCACCGGCACGCTGGTCACGATGGGCTACGGCATCGTCGGCGGCGTCGCGGGTCAGGTGATCGGCAAGCGCTTGGGCCTGGTCAACCGCATCGCCGCGGTGATGTTCGCGGGGCTGGCGCTGCGGCTGATCTGGAAATGA
- a CDS encoding YaiI/YqxD family protein, whose product MTTIFVDADACPVKAEAERVAIRMGVPMVLVCNGGLRMPTHPLVRLQIVPEGPDVADIWIADHCGPGDVVVTGDLPLADRCIKAGAAVLTHAGEVLDARNIGPRLATRDLMADLRAADPFRQGGGAAFGKADRARFLQALDRLVTAARRAG is encoded by the coding sequence ATGACCACGATCTTCGTCGATGCGGATGCCTGCCCCGTCAAGGCCGAGGCCGAGCGGGTCGCCATCCGCATGGGCGTTCCGATGGTGCTGGTCTGCAATGGCGGCCTGAGGATGCCCACGCATCCGCTGGTCCGGCTGCAGATCGTGCCCGAAGGCCCGGATGTGGCCGATATCTGGATCGCGGATCATTGCGGGCCGGGCGATGTCGTGGTGACGGGCGACCTGCCGCTGGCGGATCGCTGCATCAAGGCGGGGGCGGCGGTGCTGACCCATGCGGGCGAGGTGCTGGATGCCCGCAATATCGGGCCCCGCCTGGCCACGCGCGACCTGATGGCGGATCTGCGCGCCGCCGATCCGTTCCGCCAGGGTGGCGGCGCGGCCTTCGGCAAGGCGGACCGGGCGCGGTTCCTGCAGGCGCTGGACCGGCTGGTGACGGCCGCGCGGCGCGCGGGCTGA
- a CDS encoding TIGR00730 family Rossman fold protein, translated as MTQTRDEDRAHPLPHSTQDAARAETIPDTPQTRAPAYKLAFTDRDFLLREELRPVRLQLELLKPQMIMDEAGIESTVVMFGGARIPAPDGNQRDPRRPALASMSRYYTEARNFGRKMTERSLAQGGTEMVICTGGGPGVMEAGNLGAQEAGGRSIGLGIVLPHEQAPNPYVSPELCFNFHYFAIRKMHFLMRARAITVFPGGFGTLDELFEALTLIQTGRMARVPVLLFGAEFWDGIINWQALADAGTISPSDLDLIRYVETADEAIAIIEAWPAPKG; from the coding sequence ATGACCCAGACCAGAGACGAGGACCGCGCCCATCCGCTGCCCCATAGCACCCAGGACGCCGCCCGGGCCGAGACCATCCCCGACACCCCCCAGACCCGCGCCCCCGCCTACAAGCTGGCCTTCACCGACCGCGATTTCCTGCTGCGCGAGGAGCTGCGCCCCGTCCGCCTGCAGCTGGAGCTGCTGAAGCCGCAGATGATCATGGACGAGGCCGGGATCGAATCGACCGTGGTGATGTTCGGCGGCGCGCGCATCCCCGCCCCCGACGGCAATCAGCGCGATCCGCGCCGCCCGGCCCTGGCCTCGATGTCGCGCTATTACACCGAGGCGCGCAATTTCGGCCGCAAGATGACCGAACGCAGCCTGGCCCAGGGCGGGACCGAGATGGTCATCTGCACCGGCGGCGGCCCCGGCGTCATGGAGGCGGGCAATCTGGGCGCGCAGGAGGCCGGCGGCCGGTCCATCGGCCTGGGCATCGTGCTGCCGCATGAACAGGCGCCGAACCCCTATGTCTCGCCGGAACTGTGCTTCAACTTCCATTATTTCGCGATCAGGAAGATGCATTTCCTGATGCGCGCCCGCGCGATCACGGTCTTTCCCGGCGGCTTCGGCACGCTGGACGAGCTGTTCGAGGCGCTGACCCTGATCCAGACCGGCCGCATGGCGCGGGTGCCGGTGCTGCTGTTCGGGGCGGAATTCTGGGACGGGATCATCAACTGGCAGGCCTTGGCCGATGCGGGCACGATCAGCCCCTCGGATCTGGACCTGATCCGCTATGTCGAGACCGCGGACGAGGCCATCGCCATCATCGAGGCCTGGCCCGCCCCCAAGGGCTGA